GGGTGGTTTGCTCTTTGGAAAATGTTTCTTTTCCCTTGTCGCTCAACAGTTCCTTTAGATGCCCCCGTTTCAGGAGGTATGCGACTTCCTTTCGGAGGGAGATGCACTCCTCGGTTGTGTGTCCGTTGTCGCGGTGGAAGTCGCACCATTTGCTCATGTCCTTCATGGAGTCCGGTCTGTCGTTCTTCCGGGGCCATCTGACTGTTCCACCTACATTTTGAAGGGCGTTCACCACACCTCCAATGTCGACGTTGAAGCCGTAGTCGGAGATGTTGGGGTGTTCGACCCGCTCGTTCCTGTAAACATTGTTAGTATCATAATACTGATTGACACTTTGTACCTGGTTTTGCCGAACATACGGTTGGTGTCGCCAATTGTTGTTCCTTGGGGTGTACGATCTTCTGTCGCTGCTGCCCCCCGTCGATCGTTGAGATGCTGTTCGGATAACCTCGTCGTCTTCGATTCGCATCTGGGCGGTGGCCCTTGATCGCACCTCTTCGAAAGTTGcacaggggtatttggttattTCCCGGTATAGCTCCGAATTGGGGATGAGGCCTCTCTTGAACGCCTCAATAGCAGTCCTGACATCACAATTTTTTATaccaattttttcacaattaaaacggttaaaataatcgcgtaccgactcggtTGGCCCTTGAACCAACCGATAGAGATCACTGGTTTGTTTTTCTAACTGGCGACTGCTGGCGAATTGTTGATAGAAGGCGTTGATGAGGTCGGACAGACAGGAGATGGATCTGGGAGGGACGTTCGTGAGCCATTCCAACGCTGCTCCATCAAGGGTGCCGCCGAATGATTTGCACATAACAGGTTCCACTAGGTCGTGCGGAATCCCGATCTGCCACATGCGCTGCTTGTAGAAGTTGACGTGCCTATAGGGGTCGGATGTCCCGTCGTACAGGGTGGTCCAGGTTGGGAGCCGGAGTGTGTGCGGAACCGTCACTCTAGCGATCGCTTCGCAGAACGGCGACGCGGCATATCCGTCGGTCGGCTCGGTCTCCACTGGTGTAGGTGCCCTGGGGAACCTGGTCATCAACTTCATCAGGCGGGAATAGTGCTTTGTCATGCGTGCATCCATCTTGTTCAGGCGTTGGGTCACCGGATCGGGAGCTTCTTTGTCTTCTTCCTCACGGGTTTCCTCCTCATCGTCGGTCACGTCTTCAAAGTCGTCGGGCATCTCGAACGTTAGCTTTTTTGGCTTCCCACCTTTGTAGCGGGACTGGTGCTTGTTGCTCTTTACAGATTCGAGCTCTTTCTGGAGGGTTTCGTTGGATGCCCTCTCTTGGGCTAGTTCGGCTTGGGCTTTCTCGTAAGCCGCCTTTATCTCTGCGATCGTCATCTCTCCAGTAGTCATGGTGAGAGGGGTGCTTTTGTGTaaaacctagttaatgtccccacagacggc
This genomic stretch from Spinacia oleracea cultivar Varoflay chromosome 3, BTI_SOV_V1, whole genome shotgun sequence harbors:
- the LOC130469584 gene encoding uncharacterized protein, which gives rise to MTTGEMTIAEIKAAYEKAQAELAQERASNETLQKELESVKSNKHQSRYKGGKPKKLTFEMPDDFEDVTDDEEETREEEDKEAPDPVTQRLNKMDARMTKHYSRLMKLMTRFPRAPTPVETEPTDGYAASPFCEAIARVTVPHTLRLPTWTTLYDGTSDPYRHVNFYKQRMWQIGIPHDLVEPVMCKSFGGTLDGAALEWLTNVPPRSISCLSDLINAFYQQFASSRQLEKQTSDLYRLVQGPTESVRDYFNRFNCEKIGIKNCDVRTAIEAFKRGLIPNSELYREITKYPCATFEEVRSRATAQMRIEDDEVIRTASQRSTGGSSDRRSYTPRNNNWRHQPYVRQNQVQSVNQYYDTNNVYRNERVEHPNISDYGFNVDIGGVVNALQNVGGTVRWPRKNDRPDSMKDMSKWCDFHRDNGHTTEECISLRKEVAYLLKRGHLKELLSDKGKETFSKEQTTLPGPATSSERPDPPPFNKVVNVISGGSDICGLTSSAAKKINRGESETVEEGQTEDEVALHRSLTAMAITFDDSDSVDTQREHHDGLVISLPIGNALIKRILVDNGSSANVLFLEALQEMGLEEKNIVRRSTVLVGFSGEALRTVGEISLPTYAEGVNMMTKFNVVDCPSAYNVILGRPWIHKMKAVPSTYHQSIKFPTKWGVMEIKGQQRDAKKCYETALKPSKSPI